A single Micropterus dolomieu isolate WLL.071019.BEF.003 ecotype Adirondacks unplaced genomic scaffold, ASM2129224v1 contig_11433, whole genome shotgun sequence DNA region contains:
- the LOC123965832 gene encoding zinc finger protein 239-like — RKRGRDGLKRHRYQLCDTSFSRFEHLKIHQRVHTGEKPYSCEQCGKTFTQSSYLKIHQRVHTGEKPYSCEQCGKTFSTSSYLKIHQRVHTGEKPYWCDQCGKSFRASGDLKIHQRVHTGEKPYSCDQCGKNFARLGALKLHQRIHTGERPYSCDQCGKNFPRLGALKLHQRVHTGEKPYWCEQCGKTFPQFGHLKTHQRVHTGEKPYWCDQCGKSFRASGDLKIHQRVHTGEKPYSCDQCGKNFPQFGHLKIHQRVHTGEKPYWCDQCGKSFRAS; from the coding sequence agaaagagaggaagagatggactCAAACGTCATCGCTATCAGCTCTGTGACACATCCTTCTCAAGATTTGAACATTTGAAGATTCATCagagagttcacactggagagaaaccgtacagctgtgaacagtgtgggaaaactttcactcaatcaagttacctaaaaatccaccaacgtgttcacactggggagaaaccgtacagctgtgaacagtgtgggaaaactttcagtACATCAAGttacctaaaaatccaccaacgtgttcacactggagagaaaccgtactggtgtgaccagtgtgggaaatcTTTCAGGGCATCAGgtgacctaaaaatccaccaacgtgttcacactggagagaaaccgtacagctgtgaccagtgtggaaaAAATTTCGCTCGATTAGGTGCCCTAAAACTCCACCAacgtattcacactggagagagaccgtacagctgtgaccagtgtggaaaAAATTTCCCTCGATTAGGTGCCCTAAAactccaccaacgtgttcacactggagagaaaccgtactggtgtgaacagtgtggaaaaactttcccTCAATTTGGTCACCTAAAAacccaccaacgtgttcacactggagagaaaccgtactggtgtgaccagtgtgggaaatcTTTCAGGGCATCAGgtgacctaaaaatccaccaacgtgttcacactggagagaaaccgtacagctgtgaccagtgtggaaaAAATTTCCCTCAATTTGgtcacctaaaaatccaccaacgtgttcacactggagagaaaccgta